The proteins below come from a single candidate division WOR-3 bacterium genomic window:
- a CDS encoding T9SS type A sorting domain-containing protein, with product VPFGFGKKVKKGGAITSDGERFLYITKGSNTREFWRYDTQNKFWDSLPLVPIGAGKNLKGGTGMAYLNGFVYLLKGSKTNEFYAFDCANNTWIETLPKAPEGTYKGKGYGDGSCLIAYDDNTLYALRGKYNEFYKYDILAHTWEKDSSMLFTHPMWNKKKKVGEGAAMTLKSGKICAFKGNNTKEFWSFDPTTKWAGLETIPKLPDKKYVKGGGGLCTWVDGTIYALKGNNTTSIWKYTSEDLTLVLPSPNIGTQELTHRTFIQINSNPTKCLTKVYYNLPKREVAVLKIYNTLGNLVYSAKSDKGKFTIKKLPAGIYLLRFESASGGYKEEKKLIVVK from the coding sequence GGTTCCTTTTGGTTTTGGAAAAAAGGTGAAGAAAGGAGGGGCGATAACTTCGGATGGCGAGCGATTCCTCTACATTACAAAGGGTTCAAATACCAGAGAGTTTTGGCGTTATGACACTCAGAATAAATTTTGGGATTCCTTGCCTTTGGTGCCGATTGGTGCCGGCAAAAATCTGAAAGGTGGCACGGGTATGGCTTATCTCAATGGTTTTGTTTATCTCTTAAAGGGTTCAAAGACCAATGAGTTCTATGCCTTTGACTGCGCCAATAACACCTGGATTGAGACTCTACCAAAAGCACCAGAAGGCACTTATAAAGGCAAAGGTTATGGCGATGGCTCTTGTTTAATCGCCTATGATGATAATACCCTCTATGCATTAAGGGGTAAGTATAATGAGTTCTATAAGTATGACATCTTGGCTCATACCTGGGAAAAAGATTCTTCTATGCTTTTCACTCATCCAATGTGGAATAAGAAGAAGAAGGTTGGCGAAGGTGCGGCAATGACCTTAAAGAGTGGCAAGATTTGTGCCTTCAAGGGAAACAATACCAAAGAGTTCTGGTCATTTGACCCAACGACTAAGTGGGCAGGCTTAGAGACAATCCCCAAACTCCCGGATAAGAAATATGTGAAGGGTGGTGGTGGACTCTGTACTTGGGTTGATGGCACAATCTATGCCTTAAAGGGAAATAATACCACTTCCATTTGGAAATATACCAGTGAAGATTTAACTTTGGTCCTTCCTTCACCGAATATCGGAACTCAGGAGTTAACTCATAGGACTTTTATCCAAATTAACTCCAATCCGACCAAGTGCTTAACCAAGGTCTACTACAATCTGCCGAAGAGAGAAGTTGCGGTCTTAAAGATTTATAACACCTTAGGAAATTTAGTTTATTCGGCAAAGAGCGATAAAGGTAAATTTACAATAAAGAAACTACCAGCAGGAATTTATCTCTTACGGTTTGAATCCGCCTCCGGTGGATACAAAGAAGAGAAGAAGTTAATCGTTGTCAAGTAA